A window of Sphingorhabdus lacus contains these coding sequences:
- a CDS encoding 2Fe-2S iron-sulfur cluster-binding protein, with product MNCSDAPAFRSLASAASVVSSTGRTTAPATADKQSASWSRVSESGPVNVSACLPQSWPSRSSTATAAISLASIRLGVGETQLHHELFGGRAGICGRHTLTVGTQTVDVEGYPSLLAAMDGHGIPVVADCRAGHCGLCRRRIVSGDVIHGPALACEVKAGECLPCVAIPLTDLELAAPCH from the coding sequence ATGAATTGCTCCGACGCGCCCGCGTTTCGCAGCCTTGCCTCTGCCGCCTCGGTCGTCTCTTCGACGGGCCGGACAACCGCCCCGGCGACTGCTGATAAGCAATCCGCGAGCTGGTCGAGGGTGAGCGAATCAGGCCCAGTCAATGTGAGTGCTTGCTTGCCGCAATCCTGGCCGAGCAGGAGTTCTACAGCTACAGCGGCAATATCCCTGGCATCGATCCGGCTGGGCGTGGGAGAGACGCAGCTCCATCATGAACTGTTCGGCGGCAGAGCAGGGATCTGCGGACGTCACACCCTGACCGTTGGCACACAAACCGTCGATGTTGAGGGCTATCCCAGCCTGCTTGCGGCGATGGACGGACACGGCATCCCGGTTGTCGCCGATTGCCGCGCGGGGCATTGCGGGCTGTGTCGCCGTAGGATCGTTAGCGGAGATGTGATCCACGGGCCTGCCCTTGCGTGCGAGGTCAAGGCAGGGGAATGTCTGCCCTGCGTTGCCATCCCATTGACCGATTTGGAACTGGCGGCTCCTTGCCATTAG
- a CDS encoding nuclear transport factor 2 family protein, with translation MVEASVEMQLARENEALLKRQVDAWARNDLDELLTVYNEDMVYVDIPFSDRPVRGKHAFREYLEDYNAQFVAGTVQVEYANIVASSKAVVGELRVKARYVGEGAPVGGAEISWDVVLIDTIVEGKVSTEHAHFDSMAFTKAIEQHDDGL, from the coding sequence ATGGTCGAGGCGTCGGTCGAAATGCAGCTCGCGCGCGAGAACGAGGCGTTGCTAAAGAGGCAAGTTGACGCTTGGGCGCGCAACGATCTGGATGAGCTCTTAACGGTTTACAACGAGGACATGGTATATGTAGACATTCCTTTCTCGGATCGTCCCGTGCGGGGCAAGCATGCGTTTCGCGAGTATCTGGAAGACTACAATGCGCAGTTCGTAGCGGGAACCGTTCAGGTCGAATATGCGAATATTGTTGCAAGCTCCAAGGCCGTCGTAGGCGAATTGCGAGTAAAGGCACGATATGTCGGCGAGGGCGCGCCCGTTGGCGGCGCGGAAATCTCGTGGGACGTCGTATTGATCGATACCATCGTGGAGGGCAAGGTTAGCACCGAACACGCCCATTTCGACTCGATGGCTTTTACCAAGGCCATCGAACAACACGATGACGGCCTCTAG
- a CDS encoding (2Fe-2S)-binding protein, translated as MLEIELNGAKHRLDVDPAVPLLWVLRDSLGLKGTKFGCGAGLCGACTVHVDGAAVRSCVYSVGQAVGSKITSIEGLGESGEHPVQAAWREAGVPQCGYCQPGMIMAAAALLKNNPSPSDDEIAQGVTNICRCGTYNRIRKAIRSAAESGRGGQ; from the coding sequence ATGCTTGAAATTGAATTGAATGGAGCGAAGCACCGGCTCGATGTCGATCCGGCCGTGCCGTTATTGTGGGTATTACGCGACAGCTTGGGCCTCAAGGGGACCAAATTCGGCTGTGGGGCGGGTCTGTGCGGTGCTTGCACAGTTCACGTCGATGGGGCTGCTGTACGCAGTTGCGTTTATTCGGTTGGCCAGGCTGTCGGATCGAAAATTACGTCTATCGAGGGGCTTGGTGAAAGCGGTGAGCATCCCGTACAGGCTGCTTGGCGCGAAGCCGGTGTGCCGCAATGCGGCTACTGCCAGCCAGGTATGATCATGGCCGCTGCCGCCTTGCTTAAAAACAATCCCTCCCCAAGCGATGACGAGATAGCACAGGGCGTCACCAATATCTGTCGCTGCGGCACTTACAATCGCATCCGCAAGGCGATCCGTAGTGCGGCTGAGAGCGGGAGGGGCGGTCAGTGA